A single region of the Terriglobales bacterium genome encodes:
- the rpmF gene encoding 50S ribosomal protein L32: MANPKRRHSKARTSRRRAHDFLTARSLSECPNCHERKLPHRACPKCGHYKGREVFEVETK, from the coding sequence ATGGCGAATCCGAAACGGCGACACTCCAAGGCGCGCACCTCCCGGCGCCGGGCTCACGACTTCCTCACGGCGCGCTCGCTCTCCGAGTGCCCCAACTGCCACGAGCGCAAGCTCCCGCATCGCGCTTGCCCCAAGTGCGGCCACTACAAAGGCCGCGAAGTGTTC